The sequence below is a genomic window from Bacteroidales bacterium MB20-C3-3.
GAACAGTTAAACCCAGAATACCCACAATAGTAGTTAGTCCGCAGATTATAACAGGTCTTTTAAGGTATGAAAGAGACTCCTCAACAATATCTGCCATAGATGACTCAGGATCAATTGCATTAAGCTCCTGGTAGCGTGCCACAAAATGGACTCCGTAATTATTAGCAATAGCTATCATCATAATTGGTATCAGCACTCCTATAATGCTAAGCTCCCATCCAAGAAGAGGAATCAGGGACATTGAAATTGCAATTGAAATAAGTACCACTCCAAACGGGAGTATCATCCCCTTGAATTCCCGGAAGGAAAACCAAAAGAATATAAGCATTATAAGCAGACCCAGTGGTAGTAAAATCATTATATCCTTGCTGATTTTAGCATTTGCCTCATCCCTCAGATATGGCTGTCCGTTTATAAGAACCTCCTCGCTGCCTGGATATAAAGTAATAATTGAATCAATCTGATTCATTAACTCAGCGTCTTTAACAGAGAGGTCAGAGTTCAGAAGTATCATGGTATTTTTAAAGTCTTCAGATACAAGCAATTTATAAGCAAGATCATTGTCTTTAATTCTGTTTCTAAGCTCTTCACGCTCCTCTTCTGTCTGAGGATAATAATCAATTACAGGATCCACCAACATCATCCCATCCTCACCCCGTATGTTTTTTGCTGTTGAGAGTGACTGGATGGGAGAGAGCGTTCCCAAATCCCTGAAGCCGTTTGTAAGATTATCAACCCTCTCAAGAGTCTCCGGTGCCAGAACATCCTCAGTGGAGAGAATTACTACTATAGGCTCCTTTGTCCCAAAAAGATCCCCAATCTTCTGATTATTTATTCTGGATTCAATATTGTCAGGTAAATAGCTCTCAAGGTCAGGATTTATCCTGAGCGAAAACAGAGGAATGACTGCAGCCGCTGCAAGGATTGCCGTAAGCATGATGATGAGTTTGCGGTTTTTCAGTATAAATGATTTTCTTTCCATAGGGTATTTATTAGAACGAAGCTTTTAATTCAAGGAAAAGGCCATTCATAACAGGGGCTGAATAGTCATAGAGAGACTCCTTCTCTCCGGTCATTATATGTCCTCCGATTGCCATTGAAAGATTGTCTGCAATGGTCCATGAGAGTTTAGGCCTTAGCAGAAACTCTCTTGAAGTAATATTATAGTAGGCAGTTAATTCTGCAGTAATAGTGTCATATGCAAAACTTTTCCTTCCGGTAAGTGCAAACGCATGGTTGCTCTTTTTCTGCTGGCCAAATATTTTTCTGTTAAACATCCTTGTCTGATAATCAACCATCCGGCTCATATAATAGAGCACCTGATCAGGATCTGTTCCAGAAGGCTGAGGTTCAAAAATGGGCTCAAAGGATGGAGTGTATCTGCCGATATACTGGAAAATTCCCATTATACCCCAGAATTCCCTCTCAACGGCCGCTACATAGGCGAGGGAAGGGAGGGGGATAAAGAGAGAATCGCCACCACCCTTTGTTATATTCCATGCTGCCTCTCCCCTTAGAATCCAGGATCCTGCAGGTATTGCCAGGTCAGCACCTATTGTCTGCTTCCTGTATGGTGTAGAGGAATAGTTTATTGACGGCATTGGGTTGGGTCCGTTTAAATCCAGCTCAATACCTTTAAGATTGAAACCATGATATGGGTCGTAACCTCTGAAATATGAGAGAGAGAAACCAACACCGGGCAGTTCAAAATTTAACCGTCCGGCAATTGAAGAATTTGCAAAACTGAACTCAGGATTTGTCTCTTTACCAAATTTTGCCATTCCACCCATATCAAAGAGGTCAAACCGGTAGTTAGATTGTTTATAAAACGGAATTGCAATCAAATCCAGATCTATTGAAGGTGTGATCCTGTATTTAATACGGGCCATAAGATTAGCCCTCAGCTGGTCATCCATATCAGATGTCAGGAAAAAGTAGTCCCTTGGGGAGATATTATCTGTTGGGCTGAAACCATCTGTTCTCCCCCATTTTACAATCTGATTACCTGCAATAAAGTCAAATTTATCTGAAACATAACCTGCATAGGCCTCCATGATCTCAAGCCTGTTGTAAAATTCACCAAAATGGTGTCCCCCCAGAAACCAGACCTCGGCATTGAAAACAGTATGCTTACCGCTGTACTTACCTTTAAGTGCAAACTGGGCAAAAACATTGGTGAGATCGTAGTTTTTTGAAAATCCCTGGAATGACCCCCTGACATACCCGCTGAACTCTGCGTTCTCTCTTATACTCTCCTGGGCAGGGAGGTTTAGCGAAATAAGGAGAGTAAGCGCAGTAATAATTACCTTTTTCATAACTCTGTTTTTTGACAGGGCAAAGTTACTCACTTAGAAGTGGTATGTGAAGTTTAGTTTGTACGGATTGAACGGAATCATACATCTTTTCTGTTTGTTTGGGATTGTTTGAACTCGTTTGGAGTCATTCCTGCATCCTTTTTAAAAAAAGTGTAGAAAGAGGACCGGCTTTTAAAGCCGCATTCATTCCCTATGGCCTCAATAGAGTATATGTTGCCGGGAGAGGAGAGTAGTCTTTTTGCCTCCTGGGTCCTTAGTCCATTAACATAAGAGAAGAAGTTAGTCTTCATTACCTTGTTCAGAACCTCAGTAACCAGATATCTTGGATATCCGGTCTTCTCGGAAAGTATCTGAAGGCTAAGATCAGGATCCCGGAACCCCTTCTCCTCTATTAGAAATTTTCTTATTGCACTCTCTGCAGAATCATATCTGTTGACGCTCTCTCTGTTATATGAGTCAGCATCCGAATATGATTTGTTTGATCTCCAGAAAAACTTATGGATATCGCCTTGTCTTACACCATAATATGTTATAATAAATGACATTGCAAGCATTACTGTATAGCTGTAAGCCATCGGGAAATAACTGGTGGATTTAATTGTAACAATTGTTAGTGAGGCAATAAGAAGAATTATCCAGTATATTGTATAAAAAATAGATATGAAAAGAAGCCAGTTTAGCTTGTCAGAAGAGTCGATGGATGAGAGCTCATTTTTAAGATTAATTCTGTGTCTGTGAACTAGCATAAGAGCAACAGATGTATACACAAACCAGGATATCAGATTGATTACAGCAAAAGCCATTCTTGTTGCTAAGGCACTATCCTGTTCAAAGAAAGAGCCAGGTAAAAATTCTGTCTGAGTAATGTGTGAATATATTTCAAAGAACAAAAATGGTATTAAATGAAGAGAATGGCGCCATTTAAGCCTGAAATTGGTTAATGTTGAACCAGATGCGTACAAATAGAGCAGGGGGTTGAAAATAAGAAATGAGCTGGTAAGTATTGTAAAAGAGTTGTTCCTCAGATCCAGCCCTAATGACAGAAATACAACAGCCATAATAAGAAGCCAGATAGTAAGTATACGGTCAGGTAAAGATGCTCCCGATTTTGTACCAACTAAAACAGCTCCAAACAGACTTTGGGTAAGGCCAATCCAGGCAAGAGTCTCCATATTCAGTACTTATAGGTCTTTAAAAAAAGAGGTCAATCAGAACAAATGTACCTGCTCCAGCCAGGTATCCCGCAAGAGCAAGAAGAGAGAAGTGCTTAAGATACCAGTTAAATGATATTCTCTCAATTCCCATAACAACAACACCAGCAGCTGAACCAATTATCAGAAGACTGCCACCAACTCCGGCGCAGTATGCCAGAAACAACCAGAAACTTCCATCCTGAACAAATGTCTGCATAAAAGCGGGATCAGCAGCTGCAGCAATCATAGATGCATCTGCCAGAGGATACATTCCCATTGCAACAGCAACCAATGGAACATTATCTACAATTGCTGACAGAAACCCTATTGCAATGTTAATCAGGTATACATTATGTACCCTCTCTTCCAGGAAAGTCCCCGTAGTATTAAGAACACCCGTGCCCTGCAGTGCATTTACCGCAAGTAAAATACCAAGAAAAAAGAGAATTGTTGCTGTGTCAACTCTTTTAAGAACTCTGGTAACTCTGTGTTTTAGAGTCTCAGTTGTCTCTTTTCTTGAGTATATTATCTCTGTGTAGATCCACAGTATACTCAAGCCGATCAGCACCCCCACAAATGGAGGGAGGTGAGTAAGATATTTAAAGACAGGTACCATGACAAGAGCCAGAACCCCCATAGCAGATAGTATGAGACGCTCTTTTTCACTAAGTATAGTTGATATGTGTCCGGCAGCTTTTCTGGATGTTTCAACCAGTTCTCCCTTAAGCATTCTTGTAGCAAGGATCATAGGGACAACCATAGATATCAAACCGGGAATAAACAGAGAGGATATTAGAGGGCCGGTAGTTATCTTACCCTTTATCCAAAGCATAATAGTGGTAACATCACCTATAGGAGACCACGCCCCTCCACTGTTGGCAGCAATAATTATCATACTTCCATACACCCATCTCTCTTTGTAATTTGGAACAATCTTTCTGACCATCATTACCATTACAATTGAAGTTGTAAGGTTATCAAGAATTGAACTCATAAAGAAGGTGATGAACGCAATAAGGATTAAGAGGAGTTTTTTGTTTTTGGTAGTGATTCTGTCTGTTATAATGTAGAAGCCACCGTGTACATCAACCAGCTCAACAATTGTCATTGCCCCCATTAAAAAGAAGAGAGTCTCAGAGATCTCTCCAAGACTTTCAATTATATGGACATCCACAATGTAACTCCTGCACTGTTCAATAAGCGGGAGAATATTAACACTATTGTTGTCTGCAACGAATTCGTGAAAATGAACAGCGAAAACATTTGGCACTGTAAGTGGAGAGATAAGAATATACAATACCCACAAGATGCCACCGGTAAGCAGAGCTACAGCGGCTTTGTCAATGCCTACCCTGTGCTCGATGGCTATAAAAAAGTAGCCAATTATAAAGACCAGAACCATTATCTCCATAACTTCCTAAAATCTGTAGGCCGCTCTTCTCATATCGGCCTCATTTCTGAATGGTTTTGGAGGATTCATATACCTCTCCAGAAACTTATGTATTGTAAATCTGATATCAGTAGACTCCTTAGAGTCAATCCTGTCAAAACCATGTCCTCCTGAAGCATCCTGAAATACTTTGTACTCAAATTTTTTGTTGTGGGCCTTGAGTGAGTCAATCATCAGCAGAACCTCTTCAACATAAACATCGTTGTCGTTTGTATTTGTATGGATCAAAAGTGGTCTGTCAAGCAGATGAGCATAAGCAGATGGTGATCTTCTTTTGTATTCTTCAGGATCCTCCTTTATTGATTTCCCAATATGATGAGGAGCAGTGAAATATGCTGTATATGATGGGTCGTGAGAGGCAAGCCTGTTTGCCAGATCGCTTACAGGAACCCCTGCAAAGGCACATTTAAACTGATTGGGATATCTTAAGATATTCATCAGTGAAATCATACCACCGTGACTCCATCCAATAATTGCTACCCTCTCTTTGTCAACTATTGAATAATTCTCCAGCATGTAATCCTTGCTCACCATGACATCTTCGTTCTCAAGCCCGCCGTAGTCAATATTTTCATAAGTATCTCTCCCGTATCCAGTAGAACCCCTGTATTCGGCTGAGACTACAACATAGCCCTGAGCAATCAACTCTCTGACAATATGTGCGTAATATGTAGAGAAATCTGCGTGAATGCCGCTGTGAGGCAGGACAATAAGAGGATATTTCTCTCCTTTTTTAACATCTTTAGGGATAAATACATAGGTGTAAAACTGCAGTGGATTCTTTGCAAATCTGTCATTCTCATTTTTAGCCTTCCATCTTGGAGGTCCGGTAAGTCTTACCTTATCCACATAGGCTATATCCTCAAGCATCTTATGCCACATCAGATCATCAACCTTTTTGATAATCTGATCATGTGTATGCCTCTGGTTTTCAATTTGTCTCTTAAGACTTGCAATCTCTTTAAGAAGTAACGAGTCACTTTTCTGAGCAGCAGCCGTAATGGTAAATGTCATGCACAGAAGAGCTGTTAATATATTTTTCATAATTGTTAGTTTACAGAAGAAACAAAGATACTAACTTTATCTATTCCATGTTACCTCTTTTACAGAGGTGTCGTTAAGCAACTCCTTTATTACAAGTTCAAGTTTTGACAGATCAGTATGCTCAAATTTAAGATCATATACCAACTCTGTATCATTACGCTCAAGGTTGAAACTCTGAATCTTAAGATCGCTGTTATCCAGAAGTTTTTTGATAAAATCAGATTCAGCTTCCGGGCGGGTTGTCACTCTCAGCAAAATTGGTTTATATTTTCTGAAATAGACCTGTTCCAAAGGTTTCAGAGCCCACAGAATAATAAGGGCAATTATGGTTGTTGCGCCTGCTGCAAAGTAGAGCCCGCCTCCCGTTGCTAATCCTATAGCCGCTACTGTCCACAGTCCTGATGCAGTAGTAAGGCCCCTGATTGCCCCTTGTTTAAGAAACAGAATGGTGCCAGCACCAATGAAGCCAATTCCGCTTATAACCTGCGAGGCAACACGTGAGGGGTCAAGCGAGACATTTTCAGATCCAAGTATATCAGCAAAACCAAAAGATGAGACAATCATGATAAGGCAAGAGCCCACACTAACCATCATATGGGTTCTAAGCCCGGCAGCCCAGTCTTTTCGCTCCCTTTCAATGCCGATAAGACCACCAAAGGCCGATGCAAGCAAAAGCCTGATAAGTATTTCAGATGTTTCGAGCATATTATTTAAATTGATGCAGATAACTATTTAATTCCGGCAGGCCCCCTGTACTGATCATCACCAAATGCCAGGATAGGGAGAAAAACAAATGGCAGGAGAACCAGACCAACTGTAAACCCCTCAGTTTTGCCAAAACTAATTGAAAGGAGATTAAACATCCATATTCCAAAAATTATGTTAACTCCGGGGATTAGGAGAAGCAGAATCCACCACCATGGTTTTCCGATGATTTCCAGTAACATAAGAATGTTGTAAATTGGGATTATTGACTCCCAGCCTTTTTTGCCAGTTTTTTCAAAGATTTTCCAGAAAGATATAATTACAAGAACCCAAATTACCAGATAAAATAATGTTTTCATGATATAAGGTTTTTATTATTAAGATATAAAGTTAGAAAAATATTATGGAAATTCATAACAGCTCTACACCCTCAAGAGCCATAATATTTCTCTGCTCCTCTGACCATATACCAACCTGAACTTCACCGATATGTCTCTTTTTAAGCATAAACATACAGACTCTGGATTGCCCGATGCCTCCACCAATTGTGCATGGTAACTCTCCATTAAGTAACATGGAGTGATAAAGCAGATTTGAGCGCTCAGGGCATCCTTTTAAATTAAGTTGTTTCATTAATGCTTCAGGGTTAACCCTTATTCCCATTGAAGATAGTTCAAGAGGACATTTTAAAAGGGGATGCCATACAATTATGTCCCCGTTCAGACCTATATACCCATCCTCGTTTTGTGTACTCCAGTCATCATAATCCGGAGCTCTGCCATCGTGAGCCTCACCATTTGAAAGTTCGCCACCTATACCCATGATAAATATAGCTCCATACTCCCGGGCAGCAATAGCCTCTCTCTCCTTAGCAGTAGTATCGGGATACATTGTCAAGAGCTCTTCACTATGTAAAAATTTTATTTCAGGAGGTAAGACTGACTTTATTTCTTTATAATTCAGTTCAATCTCTTTTTCGGTATTACGCAATGCCTGATATATTGTATTTACAGTCTCCCTTAGTTTCTCAACGCATCTTTGGTCTGAGGATATTACCTGCTCCCAGTCCCACTGGTCAACATAAACAGAGTGAAGGTTTGTGTAATCTTCATCAGGCCTCAGTGCCCTCATATCTGTAATAATGCCACCTCCGGGTTTCATACCCATCTGCATAAGCCTTATCCTCTTCCATTTTGCAAGAGAGTGAACTACCTGTGCCCTGTTCTCTCCAAGAGCCTTCACGGGAAATGAGACAGGACGCTCTGTGCCGTTAAGATCATCATTTATACCTGTCCCCTCAAGAACAGCAATAGGTGAAGAGACCCTTACAAGGTTTAGTTTAGCACACAGGTCTCTTTCAAATCTCTCTTTTACAAAGGCAATAGCCTGTTCGGTTTCCAAAAGCTGATAGTAGTCCATTTTTTAAAATTTTGAGTTTATGGCATAAAAAAACAGCCTCCGTTGCGGGAGGCTGTCATTAGTGTTATTCTTTTATCCTGTTTATTACACTTTATGGCACAACCTCCTCGCCCGAATGTTATTATTATTCAGGTTATTATTAAGAAGATTGTTAGAGTGAATAAACATTTGTTTCTCTTTTCTTGCACAAATTATAAAAATAATTTTGGAAGATTAAACAAATGTAATATATTTGATGTTGTAATAATATCAAAACAATATCAAATATTATGAAAAAAGAGGTCTCAATTAAAGTCTTTAATGGTTACCTGATGGTAATTGTTGCAATTGCACTTTTGTCAGTAATTATTTACTCATTTACTAACGAAATGATTATTCCCGGGCTCCTGAGCCTGTTATGCTTTGTCTTTGTTGCAGCAGGATTTTTTATAATCGGCCCAAATAACTCTAAGGTACTTCTCCTGTTTGGGGCTTATAAGGGGTCAGTAAAGGATAATGGTTTTTTCTGGGCATTACCCTTTTATATTAAAACTTCAATATCTCTAAAAGCCAGAAACTTTGAAAGCGAAAGAATTAAGGTAAATGACAAATTGGGAAACCCAATTCTGATCAGCTCAATATTAGTATGGAGAGTTGAAGATACTTACAAAGCTCTTTTTGATGTAGATAATTATGAGCAATTTGTAAAGGTTCAGACCGATGCGGCCGTACGCAAGCTCGCGGGTTCATTCCCATACGATCAGTTTGAGGATGAGGGAGCCTCAATTACATTGAGTTCAAATTTTGAAGATGTAAGCAAATGCCTTGAAGAAGAGATATGTGAAAGGCTTAAGCTGGCCGGATTATCAGTTATTGAGGCTAGAATCGGCTATCTTGCTTATGCTCCTGAAATTGCTCAGGCAATGCTTAAGAGGCAGCAGGCTTCTGCAATAATTGCAGCAAGATTTAAAATGGTTGAAGGTGCTGTCGGAATGGTAGAAGGAGCTCTTAAACTCTTATCAAAAAAGGGTATAATAGATCTTGACGAGGAGAAAAAAGCAGCAATGGTAAGTAATTTGCTTGTAGTACTTTGTGGTGACAGAGAGACAACTCCTGTAATCAATGCCGGTACTTTAAACCAGTAAAACCAAATTAAATGGCAGAGAAGAAGTCATTTGTATTAAGAATAGATGTGGAAACCATGAAAGCCATCGAAAAATGGGCTGCCGATGAATTTCGTAGTATAAATGGTCAGTTGGAGTGGATTATCAGTAAAAGTCTTAAGGATGCCGGAAGGTTAAAAAAGAGGGAGCCCTAACCAAGTTTGCCGGCAATAAAGCCTGTAGTCCATGCGGCCTGAAGGTTGTAGCCGCCGGTTAAAGCATCAATATCCAGAACCTCGCCTGCGAAGTAGAGATTTGGAACCACTTTACTCTCAAGTGTATTCATATTGACACTATCCAGACTAACTCCGCCGCAAGTTACAAACTCTTCACGGAAGGTGGCCTTTCCTTTAACTGTATATTCGTCGTTTGTGAGGGTATTGACAATTTTGTTGATACCCTTTTTGCCTAATTCAGACCATCTTTTATCAGAAGAGATTTCGCACTTTTCAAGCAAATGCATCCAAAGCCTTACAGGAAGGGAGTATGGTCTTACTGATGATAGCATTTTTCCTGAGTGCTCTGCAATTATTGAATCAATCTCAAATGTGACAATTTCGTTATTTGGTTCATTTATCCAGTTAATCCCAATTTTAAAATTGTAATCTCTCTCTCTTAGAATTCTTGCACCAAAGGAGGATAATTTTAGAATTGCCGGACCACTCATACCCCAGTGGGTAATCAGAAGTGCACCATCGGCTTTTATCTTTGTCCCCTGAATTGTAACAGCAGCCTTTTCAACAACAACACCCATAAGGTTCTTTACAGGCTCAGCAGGCATATTGAATGAAAAGAGAGAGGGGAGGGGATCAACAATTTTATGCCCGCATCTCTCAAGCCAGAAAAGACCCTCTCTTTTAGGAGAGCCACCAGTTGCAATGATTACCTTATTAAATAGTTGCGGCTCTCTTTTTATGTCTTTATAATAAATATTAATACCCTCAGAGGCCGCTTTGATATCTTCAATCCCCGTTCCCGTAGTAATTTTTATCCCGAGTCTTTCAGTCTCTCCAAGAAAACAGTCAATAATAGTTTGAGAATCCTGTGATGCCGGGAAGAGACAATTATCATCCTGGATAGTTAGAGGAACACCTCTTGATTCAAACCACTCTATAGTGTGGTGGTTATTGAATACTCCAAACAGTTTTTTCAGCTGACGACCTCCTCTGGGGTATGCTGTACAGAGCTGGTCAATAGTGGCGCATCCATTGGTAACATTACATCTGCCTCCGCCCGATATTTTTACTTTAGAGAGTAGCTGCTGAGATTTTTCCAGAATTATTACCTCTGATTCCGGATAATTCTCCTTTGCAGAGATTGCTGCAAAAAAGCCGGCTGCCCCGCCCCCTATGACTGCAATTCTCATATTATGATTTCATCTCAATCTCTCTGAGATGCTCCATCTTTTTCTTTTCAAGGAATCCCCGGATTGTCTCAAGATGCTCCTTAATCTGCTCGTTCCCAAACTCATACACCTTTGAAACCAATCCATCCAGAAAATCTCTGTCGTGAGAAACTACAATCAGTGTACCGTCAAATGCA
It includes:
- a CDS encoding AraC family transcriptional regulator, whose translation is METLAWIGLTQSLFGAVLVGTKSGASLPDRILTIWLLIMAVVFLSLGLDLRNNSFTILTSSFLIFNPLLYLYASGSTLTNFRLKWRHSLHLIPFLFFEIYSHITQTEFLPGSFFEQDSALATRMAFAVINLISWFVYTSVALMLVHRHRINLKNELSSIDSSDKLNWLLFISIFYTIYWIILLIASLTIVTIKSTSYFPMAYSYTVMLAMSFIITYYGVRQGDIHKFFWRSNKSYSDADSYNRESVNRYDSAESAIRKFLIEEKGFRDPDLSLQILSEKTGYPRYLVTEVLNKVMKTNFFSYVNGLRTQEAKRLLSSPGNIYSIEAIGNECGFKSRSSFYTFFKKDAGMTPNEFKQSQTNRKDV
- the nhaD gene encoding sodium:proton antiporter NhaD yields the protein MVLVFIIGYFFIAIEHRVGIDKAAVALLTGGILWVLYILISPLTVPNVFAVHFHEFVADNNSVNILPLIEQCRSYIVDVHIIESLGEISETLFFLMGAMTIVELVDVHGGFYIITDRITTKNKKLLLILIAFITFFMSSILDNLTTSIVMVMMVRKIVPNYKERWVYGSMIIIAANSGGAWSPIGDVTTIMLWIKGKITTGPLISSLFIPGLISMVVPMILATRMLKGELVETSRKAAGHISTILSEKERLILSAMGVLALVMVPVFKYLTHLPPFVGVLIGLSILWIYTEIIYSRKETTETLKHRVTRVLKRVDTATILFFLGILLAVNALQGTGVLNTTGTFLEERVHNVYLINIAIGFLSAIVDNVPLVAVAMGMYPLADASMIAAAADPAFMQTFVQDGSFWLFLAYCAGVGGSLLIIGSAAGVVVMGIERISFNWYLKHFSLLALAGYLAGAGTFVLIDLFF
- a CDS encoding prolyl oligopeptidase family serine peptidase; its protein translation is MKNILTALLCMTFTITAAAQKSDSLLLKEIASLKRQIENQRHTHDQIIKKVDDLMWHKMLEDIAYVDKVRLTGPPRWKAKNENDRFAKNPLQFYTYVFIPKDVKKGEKYPLIVLPHSGIHADFSTYYAHIVRELIAQGYVVVSAEYRGSTGYGRDTYENIDYGGLENEDVMVSKDYMLENYSIVDKERVAIIGWSHGGMISLMNILRYPNQFKCAFAGVPVSDLANRLASHDPSYTAYFTAPHHIGKSIKEDPEEYKRRSPSAYAHLLDRPLLIHTNTNDNDVYVEEVLLMIDSLKAHNKKFEYKVFQDASGGHGFDRIDSKESTDIRFTIHKFLERYMNPPKPFRNEADMRRAAYRF
- a CDS encoding MgtC/SapB family protein, translating into MLETSEILIRLLLASAFGGLIGIERERKDWAAGLRTHMMVSVGSCLIMIVSSFGFADILGSENVSLDPSRVASQVISGIGFIGAGTILFLKQGAIRGLTTASGLWTVAAIGLATGGGLYFAAGATTIIALIILWALKPLEQVYFRKYKPILLRVTTRPEAESDFIKKLLDNSDLKIQSFNLERNDTELVYDLKFEHTDLSKLELVIKELLNDTSVKEVTWNR
- a CDS encoding DUF5684 domain-containing protein, with the protein product MKTLFYLVIWVLVIISFWKIFEKTGKKGWESIIPIYNILMLLEIIGKPWWWILLLLIPGVNIIFGIWMFNLLSISFGKTEGFTVGLVLLPFVFLPILAFGDDQYRGPAGIK
- the asnA gene encoding aspartate--ammonia ligase translates to MDYYQLLETEQAIAFVKERFERDLCAKLNLVRVSSPIAVLEGTGINDDLNGTERPVSFPVKALGENRAQVVHSLAKWKRIRLMQMGMKPGGGIITDMRALRPDEDYTNLHSVYVDQWDWEQVISSDQRCVEKLRETVNTIYQALRNTEKEIELNYKEIKSVLPPEIKFLHSEELLTMYPDTTAKEREAIAAREYGAIFIMGIGGELSNGEAHDGRAPDYDDWSTQNEDGYIGLNGDIIVWHPLLKCPLELSSMGIRVNPEALMKQLNLKGCPERSNLLYHSMLLNGELPCTIGGGIGQSRVCMFMLKKRHIGEVQVGIWSEEQRNIMALEGVELL
- a CDS encoding SPFH domain-containing protein, giving the protein MMKKEVSIKVFNGYLMVIVAIALLSVIIYSFTNEMIIPGLLSLLCFVFVAAGFFIIGPNNSKVLLLFGAYKGSVKDNGFFWALPFYIKTSISLKARNFESERIKVNDKLGNPILISSILVWRVEDTYKALFDVDNYEQFVKVQTDAAVRKLAGSFPYDQFEDEGASITLSSNFEDVSKCLEEEICERLKLAGLSVIEARIGYLAYAPEIAQAMLKRQQASAIIAARFKMVEGAVGMVEGALKLLSKKGIIDLDEEKKAAMVSNLLVVLCGDRETTPVINAGTLNQ
- a CDS encoding DNA-binding protein, with translation MAEKKSFVLRIDVETMKAIEKWAADEFRSINGQLEWIISKSLKDAGRLKKREP
- a CDS encoding NAD(P)/FAD-dependent oxidoreductase, with protein sequence MRIAVIGGGAAGFFAAISAKENYPESEVIILEKSQQLLSKVKISGGGRCNVTNGCATIDQLCTAYPRGGRQLKKLFGVFNNHHTIEWFESRGVPLTIQDDNCLFPASQDSQTIIDCFLGETERLGIKITTGTGIEDIKAASEGINIYYKDIKREPQLFNKVIIATGGSPKREGLFWLERCGHKIVDPLPSLFSFNMPAEPVKNLMGVVVEKAAVTIQGTKIKADGALLITHWGMSGPAILKLSSFGARILRERDYNFKIGINWINEPNNEIVTFEIDSIIAEHSGKMLSSVRPYSLPVRLWMHLLEKCEISSDKRWSELGKKGINKIVNTLTNDEYTVKGKATFREEFVTCGGVSLDSVNMNTLESKVVPNLYFAGEVLDIDALTGGYNLQAAWTTGFIAGKLG